CGTGGCACCGGACCATCCTGCCGGAGTCGGAGCAGCACCGGTCCGTCCCGCCGGCGGTACGCTGCGCGCGTGGACCTCCTCGCGCTCGCGCCCGGCGCCGTCGGCATCGCCCTGAGCCCGCTGCCCGTCGCGTCCGTGGTCGTCCTGCTCGGGCACCGTCGCGGCTCCGCCCCCGCCGTCGCCTGCACCGCCGGCTGGACCGTGGCCGTCGCCGCGGCGCTCGTCCTGGCGGTCGCGGTGGGGGAGCGGCTCCCCGTGCAGACGGCCGGTGGCTCGTCCGTCCAGGCGATCGTCGCCGTGGTCGCCGGGGTGGTGCTCGCCGCGCTCGCGGTCTGGCAGTGGACGGTCCGCCGGCTGCCGGACGGCTCCCCGTCGAGCACCCGCTGGGCGGACGTGGTCGAGCGGGTCGGTCCGGTGCACGGCTTCGGGCTCGGGATGCTGCTGTTCTGCAACCCGAAGGCGGTCGTGCTCGCCCTGACCGCGGGGCTCGCGTTCGGGGACGCCGAGCCCGAGCTCGGCGAGGCACTGCTCGCCGGCGCGGCCTTCGTCGTGGTCGCCGCGTCGACGACGGTGCTGCCCGTGGTCCTCGTGCTCGCGGCCGGTCGTCGCGCTCGCCGTCCCCTCGCCGCGGTGCGCGCGGGCATCGCCCGGTGGGGCTCCGTCGGACTGGTCGCGGTGCTCGCCGTCCTGGCGGTGGTCCAGCTCACCGTCGGCGTGGTCGGTCTCCGCTGACGCTGGCCGACAGGGCGGGTGCGCGCAGGACCGGACCGCGGACGGAACGGACGGGAGGCCCGTGGCGGGGTCGCCACGGGTCTCCCGTCCGGTGGTCCCGGCGTCAGTCCGCGCGCGGCTCTGCCGGGATCGCCCCGGTAGCGGCGCGCGCCTCGTCCGACGCGCGGGGCGTCGCCGGGTCCGTCCCTCGGGCCCGTCCGACCAGGTCCATCAGGTGGTAGACGACGATCGCGGCGACCGTGCCGACGATGATGCCGCCGAAGGTCGCGCCGCCGAACGAGAACGTGAAGTCGGCGATGCCCATGATCAGCGCGATGCCGGCGGTCAGCTGGTTCTTCGGCTTGGCGAAGTCGACGCGGTTCTCGACCCAGATGCGGATGCCGATGACGCCGATCAGTCCGTACAGGGCGGTGGTCGCACCGCCGAGCACCCCGGCCGGCACCGAGGAGATGACCATGCCGACCTTCGGCGACAGCCCCAGCAGGATCGCGACGATCGCGGCGACCCAGTACGCGGCCGTCGAGAAGACGCGGGTCGCGGCCATCACGCCGATGTTCTCGCCGTAGGTCGTGGTGGCGGAACCGCCGCCGGCACCGGCGAGCACGGTCGAGACGCCGTCGGCGAAGAGCGCGCGACCCGTCAGCGGGGTGAGGTCACGGCCGGTCAGCTGTCCGACGCCCTTGACGTGACCGACGTTCTCGGCGACCAGGGCGAGCACGACCGGCACGAAGCCGAGGTAGATCGCGAGCTGGCCCGGGTCGAAGGCCGGGGCGGTGAAGGTCGGCAGGCCGATCCACGGGGCCGCGCTGACCGTCGACAGGTCGACCTGGCCGGAGAGCAGGGCGGCGACGTAGCCGACGAGGACGCCGATGACGATGGACAGGCGACCGAGCAGTCCCTTGAACAGCACCGTGACCAGGATGATCGCCGCGAGGGTGATCAGCGCGACGACCGGGGCCTTCGCGAAGTTGTCGCGGGCGGCCGGCGCGAGGTTGAAGCCGATCAGGGCGACGATCGCTCCCGACACCACCGGGGGCATGAGGCGGTCGATCCACCCGGCCCCGGCGAGGTGCACGATCGCGCCGACCAGGGC
The sequence above is drawn from the Curtobacterium sp. MR_MD2014 genome and encodes:
- a CDS encoding uracil-xanthine permease family protein — translated: MGLGWKLHGDGATVSSSTIVAPDERLSWGRTIGLGVQHVVAMFGATFLVPLITGFPPSTTLLFSGVGTILFLLITGNRLPSYLGSSFAFLAPIGAATKIGGIPLALSGIIVVGVLLALVGAIVHLAGAGWIDRLMPPVVSGAIVALIGFNLAPAARDNFAKAPVVALITLAAIILVTVLFKGLLGRLSIVIGVLVGYVAALLSGQVDLSTVSAAPWIGLPTFTAPAFDPGQLAIYLGFVPVVLALVAENVGHVKGVGQLTGRDLTPLTGRALFADGVSTVLAGAGGGSATTTYGENIGVMAATRVFSTAAYWVAAIVAILLGLSPKVGMVISSVPAGVLGGATTALYGLIGVIGIRIWVENRVDFAKPKNQLTAGIALIMGIADFTFSFGGATFGGIIVGTVAAIVVYHLMDLVGRARGTDPATPRASDEARAATGAIPAEPRAD
- a CDS encoding GAP family protein gives rise to the protein MDLLALAPGAVGIALSPLPVASVVVLLGHRRGSAPAVACTAGWTVAVAAALVLAVAVGERLPVQTAGGSSVQAIVAVVAGVVLAALAVWQWTVRRLPDGSPSSTRWADVVERVGPVHGFGLGMLLFCNPKAVVLALTAGLAFGDAEPELGEALLAGAAFVVVAASTTVLPVVLVLAAGRRARRPLAAVRAGIARWGSVGLVAVLAVLAVVQLTVGVVGLR